TTTTAACTGTTCTCTTAGAAAAAACTGCCTTTGTTGTTTATCAATTTTATCCTGAATATTCTCCTGGATCTCTCTTTGGAGGCTGACTAGATCGATTTCTTTTTTTAGATAAAGTAAAACTTTTTCGATCCGATCCTTCAAGTTTACAGATTCTATTACGGATTGATAATCTTCTTTTTCTATATTCAAAATACTGCATACGAAATCCGCCATCTTACCGGGCTCGTTAACATTCAGCATTGTCAGCTTCATCTCTTCCGTAAAAAGAGGATTGTTCTGCGCGAGTTCCCTTGTCATAATAAGCAAGGTTCTCATCATTGCCTTAATCGTATTTTTAGAAGCTCCGGGTTCTTCTTCCGGGTAAGTCACCTTAGCGATCAATAAAGGTTCTACGGAAGAGAACGATTCTACCTTAAATCTACGGACAGTATTGATCAGAATATTTACGGCGCCGTCAGGAAGATTCACCTTCTTCAGGATCTTTGCTACGACGCCAAAATCGTAAATATTCTCTTCCGTTTTCTTTTCATTCTCTTCGTCTTTGAGAAGAACAAGTCCGATGAAAGAGTTCCCTTTTAAGACCTCGTCCACAGCCTTTGCAAATTTTCCACCCGGGACAATAAGAGGAGTAATGATCCCGGGAAATACCGGTCTGGTTTTGATTGGTACCAAGAATAATTCGGGGGGAAGAATGGAATCTACCGGTATGATACTTCCTTCTACTTCGCCCATATTATCGAAAAGATCCACGTTTCACCTTCGGTTTAAAAAATAATCGGACTGATTCCAGTTTCTGGGTTTGCTCCTATTACTCAAATCTTTCTTTTTCTTTAATAAGGAAAAGGGCTTGAATCTTTAGAGATCTGCGTCAGTCTAAATATGAAATATATAAGAGCTTGTCCTAAAGGCCAGGCTCTTGAAGTCCGCAACTTGGCATTGACTGATCGTCTAAGTTTTGGCGCGGACTATAAACATTTTGACTGTTTTCTAGAACGGGGATGAAACGAATGCAGGCTAAAAACCTATCTCTTCTCTTTTTAATTCCGATACTCTTTTTTATCGGATGTAAAAAAGACGAACCGGACAATACAAAAGCTCTCACAGGAGCTGTTTTAGCGGAAGTTCTTTATAATCCTTACGAAAGGATCACCCCGCCTGCCAACGATACAATAATAATCCCGAACACAAATGCCAGCTACCAAGCCGGTAGACAATATTTCCCTAAATGTTTCGGAAATTCTGGCAACACCAACTTTTATTTTTTCAGAAAATCCGTTTCTGCAAATAACAAAAAATTACTCATCAACTTTATGGGTGGAGGAGCTTGTTGGAGTAGTAAAAATTGTTTCGGAAAGAGCACCACTACATTTTTCAATTTTTTGAATGATGTGCCGGACCTTTTCGTCAAAATAGCTTTCCAAGGGATCTTAGATGCGGGAAATTCCTCTAATCCATTAAAAGATTATGATGTTCTTTTTATTCCTTATTGTACTGGAGACCTTCACATAGGCTCAAACGATGTTACGACCTACGATGATCCTTATGTTGCATCGGACCCTTCTGCCTATAGCCATAGGGGTCATGATAATGTTCTTTCCGTCTTGAAATATATCCAATCGAATTATACCCAAGTGACCGACGTGGTAGTCGCAGGACAAAGCGCCGGAGGTTACGGAGCAATATTAAATTATCCTCATATTCGCCAAGTATTCTCAGATAGCACAAAATTCCCGAGCTTCAACAAGATGAGTTTAGTGGCGGATGCTTCCAACGGAGCAGTGATTAATGGGTTCTTCTCTAATATTGTAAGTACTCAATGGGGAAGCGGACCGAATATTCCGGATTGGGTAGTTGGTTCTAATTATTTAACGACTGGGACTCCTTCTATCGAGGATTATATCAGTAAGATCACTACCGAATATCCGAACGATGTAGTAGGACAATACACTGCCGCATTTGATTCTACCCAGAGATGGTTTTTTAACGTAATGGGGATCATAGATTCTGGCTCTCCTTCTTATTCGGATTCCAGTTCTTATTTCGGACCTGGAGACGCTCGAGATGTGCCGGACCTTCCGAAAGACGGCTCCAATACCCCTTCCAATTGTAACTGGGCAATCAACGCAAATACTGCGATGAATGGTACAACTGGATCTAAATATTATTTTTATAGAGCCCCAGGAGATATTCATACGATCACTACAAGCGATACAATGTACGGGCTTGTAAGTAATGGAGTAAATTTTAATACTTGGCTAAAATCAATCGTATCCAATGTAGGAACCCCTACGGATGTGGATTGTTCTCTGGGTTCCGGCTCTCATCCTTGCACCGACAAAAATTTCGGAGCTAATTCTTTGAACGATACCCTAGGCAGGGCAACCTCCCAAGATTCATTTGATGCAGGTAAAGATCTATATGAGACCTGCTTCGGTCCTTGACATTCTATAATCCAGGATTAATATGTAGTCGGTATCGCCTGTCCTAAGGCGGTGCCAGGCTTTTATGAAAATCCGATATCTTGTAATTCTAGCTCTATTCTCTCAAATATTCTGCACTAAAGATAAAGACAATACTCAAGAACTACTTAGCACAGCGTTCGTTCTAGATTTGGTCACAAGCCCATTTACTAGGATCACTCCTGAGCCTGGAACATTTACCACTCAGGTGGATCATGGCGCAACACCTTATACTTATACGGCGATATTCGATCCGAAATGTAGCGGAACGGAAGGGAATGTGAACTTCTATTTTTTTAGAAAAACAGTCGCAGCAAATAATAAAAAACTTCTGATCAACTTTATGGGCGGAGGAGCCTGTTGGGACAATGCTAATTGTTTCGGAAGTAATACAGTTACATATTTCAATCAACTGAACACAGTCCCGGATTTTGCATTAGACCTTTTATTCAAAGGAGTAATAGACCAATCCGTAGCCGCAAATCCGTTTAAAGATTATGATATTATATTTGTACCTTATTGTAGTGGAGACCTTCACATAGGAAGTAAGGACAAAACGTATGCAAGCGGAGTAATCAAACACCACGGATACGATAATGTGATCTCCGTTCTGAAATTCGTCCAAAATTCTTATCCTCAACTGGATCGGGTCTTTGTAACGGGCCAAAGTGCGGGAGGATACGGAGCTATATTAAATTATCCGATTATTCGAGAAACTGTTACCACAATCGATTCAGGCGCTCAAGTAAGAATGTTGTCAGATGCTTCCAATGCAGTAGTGCCTACAGGAGCTTATACGATCGGACCGGCCTTTTTTCCGTTACTCGAAAGTTCTTGGGGAGTAGAAACGAATGGAATCGGAAGTGGGACCGGCTTCTCCGCTTCCAATCTTCCCATTTGGGTGAATGGGATAACTACAAATTATACTACGACGGGTTCGCCTTCTATTAACGACTTTTTCAAAAAGGTAGCTACCGAATATCCGGGCGATGTTCTCGGACAATACACTGCCCTATTTGACGGGAACCAAAGATTTTTTTATCACACAATGGGCCAGATCAACAAGATCAATAATTCAACTTTGACTTATTCGACTGCAACGACTCCGGATCCATACCAAGCAGGAAAATTTTACTCTATCATTTACGGGGATAGCGACGGTAGTTCCGTGCCGGATGGAAATTCTTCCAGCTCTAACGACTATACTACTTGCGATTGGTCCAAACAGGCAGTTTCTAAGATGAAAGATGCGGCCTCTAAGACAAATTACAGATATTATATCGGTCCGGGAGATATACATACCATCACTACTTATAACGATATGTATTCTTTAAAAAGCGGAGGCGTAAAATTTTCCACCTGGTTGAATACTTTAGCAAATGGTGCAAGTCCACCCGCAAATGTTCAATGTAACGATTCTTCCGGTTCTTGTGTGAATTCGAACCTGTTCGACAGCACGATCAACGGAAATTTAGGAAAGGCGACATCCGACGAGTCCTACGCATTAAACCCGAAACAAGATATGTATACAACCTGCGGAGATGCAGCAGGAATAGGACTTTAAATATTAGAAAAAAGAAATTCCTTCTTTGTAACTTGCCCCGGATTGATTTAGGATTTTTTCATATAGGTCCTTTGTTTCCTGATCGAAACAAACAAAGATCAGCTTTCTGGGGAATTGGTCCTTATGATCCAAGATCGTCCTGACAGCTATAGGGGCCGCCGATTCTTTCGGATATGCATAAACCCCGGTACTGATACTTGGGAGAGCTACGGACTCGAATGCGCGATCCGAGGACAATTGCAGAATGTTTCTATAACAGGTTTCTAATAAAGAAGCTTCTTGATAATCTCCTCCTTTCCAGACCGGACCCACTGCGTGGATCACATATTTAGCAGGAAGTTGACCACCCGTGGTGAGAATACATTGTCCGGTAGGAAGACCATTCGGATATTTTTTGATCTTCAATATCCTAGATTCTTCCATAATCTTTGGTCCGCCCACTCTATGGATGGCGCCATCCACCCCGCCTCCCCCCGATAAGGAAGAATTGGCAGCGTTTACCACCGCATCCGTTTGAATGGACGTAATATCGCCTTTCCAAACAAAAATTTCCATCATCATTTAAAGAGACCAAAAAAGATTCTCTTGCAAGAATAATTTACATTTTATTTTTATAATTCGTTTAATAATTCCAAGAATCATACCTCTTGTTTACCCAGAATTCAGACAGGATTTAGGCTGTTTGAGCTAAGTTTAGAATAAAATAATGGGTATTTTATAACCGCGTCTCTGAGTCCGCACCGGGCCCTTTATCCTGAATTGCATTGTTTGTCTCCGAACTAGCACTCGTGGACATGAATTCAAGTGCATATCCGAATCTCTGCCAAACCGCCGAAAGTGTTGCCAAACATTATGAAACGAATAGTATGGGTGGAACTCATACAAAATGACAGAGTTCGAATTAGAGGGATCACAAATGGAAAAAGACTTTTGGCTAAGCAGATGGAAAGAAAACAATATCGCATTCCACGAAAGTGAGGCAAACCCGCTTCTTCTTAAATATTTCAAAGAACTTTCTATACCGAAGGACAGCCGTATCTTTATTCCGTTATGCGGAAAGACCTTGGATATAGCCTGGTTTCTTTCAAATGGATATAGAGTTGCCGGTGCAGAACTCGTAGAGATGGCAATCCAACAGTTATTCCAAGAATTAGGAGTGGAGCCTAAAATTTCCAAATTAGGCGAACTCATCCTATACAGTGCAAACGGGATAGATATCTTCGTCGGAGATATATTCGATCTTTCTAAAGATGTTTTGGGTCCGGTGGATGCGGTTTATGATCGGGCAGCCTTAGTCGCCCTTCCCCAAGAAACCAGAATTCGGTATTCAGCACATTTAGCCGAAATTACGAATAAAGCTCCTCAACTTCTAATTACTTTCGAATACGACCAATCCAAACTTGCAGGTCCTCCTTTTTCCATTTCAACGGAAGAAGTGAACTTACATTATAAAAAAATGTTTACTATAAAGAATCTCTTAAACCAAGAAATGGCAGGTGGACTAAAAGGGCATTCTGCAAAAGAGAATGTTTGGAGATTATCATAAGGTAATAGGATCGACGCTCGCTTGTTGAAAATGCGAGCATCGACTATATGTTATCGTTACCGAGTTGTTTTTCGCATAGATTATACGATTGTAAGAATATTAAATTCCCTTTAATAATAGATCTATTGTCTTAGAAAGCACAGCTCGAATATCGTCCTTAGCATCTTCGTCAGGAAGGACCTTATGATTCCAGATCTTCAGACCGAATCGGATGAAGAAATTATCTAAAAATTCGGTCTCGATATGGGTCTTCATAGTTGTTTTAGCTGAATCCCTATCCCATCTCAAAACGATGCTGGTTCCCTTTCCATTATTCGCCTTTACTAAAGTTTCGGTGAACTCATAGATAATGGACTGAAGATTTCCCGGGATGAATATATTGATCGCCCAAGAAGGAGCGAAGTATCCGAAAGCTCCGCTTACATCGAATTCTTCTATCTTAGTTATTTTCAAATTGAGAATTCCTGAGGTCGCGGTGTTGGAGAACCTACCTAACAATTGAACGTCGTTGTTTTCCAGCATCAAACCGTAAAGGTTCGCTTCTAAACTCGCTTTCACTACGAAAGGAAACTCGGAGAGAGAACTAAGTGTAAAAGCTTCCTGAGGATAAAAATTCCCCTTCGTATCGTAAGGGATTACCTTTCCGTTCAACGTGAAAAACTTAAAACGGATCTCTCTAGTTTTGGATTCGATGGCGAATTCCGCCAAAGATCTTCCGGAAACATTCGTAATTCTTAACTTAATAAAACCTAAATATTTGATATCATCCAGATAATCGCCTAGATCCGGATAATCTCTCATCAAAGTTTGCTCAATGTTCCCTTCAAATGTAAATGCGGTTACTCCGGGAAGTTTTCCATCTTGTTGGACCTTCAACAAAGAATCTAAACCGAAATAGTAGCCCATGAATTTTGCAAGAGCAGGAAACGATTCCGTAAAATCGTTGATTGCTTTTCTTGCTTCCGGGTCCTTAATTTTTTTGAAGGAAGTAGTTTCAGGTGCGTTGATAGATTTTAGATTATTCGCATCTAGAAAATGTAATCCAGAATCCATCGCACTCAATCCATGTTTATGAGTGAACGGACCTAGATGGGTAAGAACATCCAAATTTCCCGAATAGGAATTCCCGCCGTAAGTCGGATTAGGGTTATGTTTTAATGCAAATTCAGCCGTAAAATCGCCGAAATTAGGAATAGGAACCTCTTTCATCCGTACGGTTTCCAGGCTTACTTTGTATCCGTCGTTTGCGAATCTTCCGCGATAGGTAACGTAATGTTGGCCGTTATCATCCTTGGTCATGTATTCGGAATTAAACAAATTTTTTAATTCAAATCTTTCCAAGGAACGGTCCAGGTATTTATGAAAACCTTCCGCTCTTCCGTCATACTTGTTTTTAATGATCGCAGTTTTCAAAAATTGAAAAAACTGCCTGGAAATATTTCTTCCATCCGGACCGATCGAATCCGGGATTTGTTTTAAAGAAAACGCTGCGGATAAGGACAGTGCAGATCCGCTGATCGCAAACATTAAGATCAGCGAACGGAGTAGCAGTTTCCCGGATTTTTTTTCTCTTTCTATTCTTTCTTTTAGAAGGCTCATTACCGCCTCTCCCTTTTTATAACATTCGTATTATATAAAGCCAGGGGGCTTGATCTCCGACATTAGTCACTGATCCGAACCTGTCAAGTCTATAGCAAACGCTACAATGATCTAAGCCGGAGTAATTCAGATAACTAACAATTGTTTCACTATAGTAAATTCTATTTCGTATACTAAAGAAAGATTTTGTTTGTCTACGAAGAAGGAACTATCCCCTAGGAAATAAATTCTTCCGCCTAATCATCATTCTTCTCATTTAGTGAGCGTAAAGATACTAATTTGCTCGATTTAAATTGCGTTCTATGTTACACTCCCCGCCCGGAGTGTTTTCATGAAATGGTATTTACGACTAAGCTTAAAATTAAAACTAGCGATCCTGTTCTCTTCCGTACTAATTCCTTTTTTAATCATACTGGCTCTTTCTCTCATCAACTCTGCTTCTAGAATTAAGGATATAGAAAGTATCCGAAACGATAGGCTAATTCCTTTAAAACAATTAAAAACAATCTCGGATCATTATGCAATTTCGATCGTGGATTGTGTTCACAAGACAAGAAGTGGCGCCTTCACTTACGAAGAAGGTATCGAAAACTTAGACAAGGCGATGAAAGATATTAAGTCGGAATGGAATACTTACCTCCAAACATACCTGGTTCAGGAAGAAATCGTCCTTATCGAAAAATTAAAACCTCTATTTGAAGAAGCGGATAAGAGTGTAGCAGAAGCAAGAGCGCTCATGGTCTCAAAAGACAAAGAAGGTTTAGGAAACTTTGCGGATAATGAGATGTATACAAAAATAGATCCAGTAGCGGGGAATATAGAAAAGCTGATATCAGTACAGCTACTTATCTCGGAAAAGATCTACCAAAGGGCTGAGACTGAATATGCGTTTAGCCTTGCACTTTTTCTTTTTATTTCCGCGATCACACTCGCCTATATTCTGTATGCCTCCATTAAATTTTCCATCCGACTTGTGCAAGGTCTGAATCGGGTCAGGGTATCCATTCGGGATGCGGATTTTAGTAATCCGATAGAAGTAGAGGAAGACGGTTTAAATCTGGACGAACTCTACCTTCTCTCCTTAGTGTTCCGAAATTTTCAGACAAAAGTAAAGGAGATGCTTTCTTCCATCCTGACTTTTTCGGAATCTATATTAGCCTCTGCTGAACAACTTTCTAGATCCAGCGAGTATCTCTCGGAGAATGCACAAAGTGAATCCGCTTCCGTGGAACAGATCTCAGCGTCGATAGAAGAGATCAGCGCAGGAATGGAACAGGTAACTACTAACGCGGAAGGCCAATACAAACTTATTCTATCCTTTTCCGGAGAAATGAAAGAACTGGATAGTTTGATCACAAAAGTTGGGGATTCAGTTTCGGATTCATTGGGAAAAATTTCCGATATGTATTCCAAAACGGAAGCAGGTAAAAAAACGATGGGAAGCCTGTCGGAGAGTATGATAAAAATTGAATCAAGTTCCGGCGAGATGAGATCCATCACAGCAATCATTCAGGAAATTTCCGAAAAAGTAAACCTTCTCGCATTAAACGCAGCGATAGAGGCAGCCAGAGCAGGAGAACACGGAAAAGGATTTGCAGTAGTCGCAACAGAGATCACAAGACTGGCAGAACAAACGGATCAAAGTACTAAAACGATAGAAAGTCTAATTCGTACGAGTAATCAGGAAATCGAATCCGGTAAAAACTTTGTGGATAGTTGTGTGAAAGTTTATGCGGAAATTTTGGAAGGTCTTTCCTTTATCAAAATTTCTTCGGACAATATAGTTTCCACAATGAAAGTACAACAAGAGAAAAAAGCGACAATCATCACTGCGGTTAACGAAGTAGACTCTAAATCGGAAGAGATCAGGACTTCAGTTAAAGAACAAAAGGTAGCAATCTCGGAAACCGCAAATGCAGTCTCCAATATTTCAGTTACCGTCCAAAATAGCGCTGCGAACTCGGAAGAGATCGCAGGAAGTGCTACCGGGCTTTTAAATATCGCAAAAAGTTTAAGGGATACTATGAGTTTCTTAAAAGCTTAAGAATTATTTTCTGCGTTTTCGGCGGTCTTCTTGTCCGTGCGAATCAAATAATAAGTCGGATATTGCAGAAAAATATCCGAGGTAAGCATGAAGAAGAAGATCACTATCAGCAAAATCTGACCAAATATGGATACCATCATTTCTTCCGAATTTGAAATGAGAGAAACCAAAAGATCCGGAACAAACATGATCACAAATGGAGTCCAGGCCGCGACTATATAGTCGGACCGTTTTATACAGTTCGGTAATTCTTTCAGGCCGTGGATCAAGCTCAACTTTGCAAAAAGTACG
The window above is part of the Leptospira licerasiae serovar Varillal str. VAR 010 genome. Proteins encoded here:
- a CDS encoding pectin acetylesterase-family hydrolase, translating into MQAKNLSLLFLIPILFFIGCKKDEPDNTKALTGAVLAEVLYNPYERITPPANDTIIIPNTNASYQAGRQYFPKCFGNSGNTNFYFFRKSVSANNKKLLINFMGGGACWSSKNCFGKSTTTFFNFLNDVPDLFVKIAFQGILDAGNSSNPLKDYDVLFIPYCTGDLHIGSNDVTTYDDPYVASDPSAYSHRGHDNVLSVLKYIQSNYTQVTDVVVAGQSAGGYGAILNYPHIRQVFSDSTKFPSFNKMSLVADASNGAVINGFFSNIVSTQWGSGPNIPDWVVGSNYLTTGTPSIEDYISKITTEYPNDVVGQYTAAFDSTQRWFFNVMGIIDSGSPSYSDSSSYFGPGDARDVPDLPKDGSNTPSNCNWAINANTAMNGTTGSKYYFYRAPGDIHTITTSDTMYGLVSNGVNFNTWLKSIVSNVGTPTDVDCSLGSGSHPCTDKNFGANSLNDTLGRATSQDSFDAGKDLYETCFGP
- a CDS encoding pectin acetylesterase-family hydrolase, which translates into the protein MKIRYLVILALFSQIFCTKDKDNTQELLSTAFVLDLVTSPFTRITPEPGTFTTQVDHGATPYTYTAIFDPKCSGTEGNVNFYFFRKTVAANNKKLLINFMGGGACWDNANCFGSNTVTYFNQLNTVPDFALDLLFKGVIDQSVAANPFKDYDIIFVPYCSGDLHIGSKDKTYASGVIKHHGYDNVISVLKFVQNSYPQLDRVFVTGQSAGGYGAILNYPIIRETVTTIDSGAQVRMLSDASNAVVPTGAYTIGPAFFPLLESSWGVETNGIGSGTGFSASNLPIWVNGITTNYTTTGSPSINDFFKKVATEYPGDVLGQYTALFDGNQRFFYHTMGQINKINNSTLTYSTATTPDPYQAGKFYSIIYGDSDGSSVPDGNSSSSNDYTTCDWSKQAVSKMKDAASKTNYRYYIGPGDIHTITTYNDMYSLKSGGVKFSTWLNTLANGASPPANVQCNDSSGSCVNSNLFDSTINGNLGKATSDESYALNPKQDMYTTCGDAAGIGL
- a CDS encoding O-acetyl-ADP-ribose deacetylase; its protein translation is MMMEIFVWKGDITSIQTDAVVNAANSSLSGGGGVDGAIHRVGGPKIMEESRILKIKKYPNGLPTGQCILTTGGQLPAKYVIHAVGPVWKGGDYQEASLLETCYRNILQLSSDRAFESVALPSISTGVYAYPKESAAPIAVRTILDHKDQFPRKLIFVCFDQETKDLYEKILNQSGASYKEGISFF
- the tmpT gene encoding thiopurine S-methyltransferase — encoded protein: MEKDFWLSRWKENNIAFHESEANPLLLKYFKELSIPKDSRIFIPLCGKTLDIAWFLSNGYRVAGAELVEMAIQQLFQELGVEPKISKLGELILYSANGIDIFVGDIFDLSKDVLGPVDAVYDRAALVALPQETRIRYSAHLAEITNKAPQLLITFEYDQSKLAGPPFSISTEEVNLHYKKMFTIKNLLNQEMAGGLKGHSAKENVWRLS
- a CDS encoding methyl-accepting chemotaxis protein, coding for MKWYLRLSLKLKLAILFSSVLIPFLIILALSLINSASRIKDIESIRNDRLIPLKQLKTISDHYAISIVDCVHKTRSGAFTYEEGIENLDKAMKDIKSEWNTYLQTYLVQEEIVLIEKLKPLFEEADKSVAEARALMVSKDKEGLGNFADNEMYTKIDPVAGNIEKLISVQLLISEKIYQRAETEYAFSLALFLFISAITLAYILYASIKFSIRLVQGLNRVRVSIRDADFSNPIEVEEDGLNLDELYLLSLVFRNFQTKVKEMLSSILTFSESILASAEQLSRSSEYLSENAQSESASVEQISASIEEISAGMEQVTTNAEGQYKLILSFSGEMKELDSLITKVGDSVSDSLGKISDMYSKTEAGKKTMGSLSESMIKIESSSGEMRSITAIIQEISEKVNLLALNAAIEAARAGEHGKGFAVVATEITRLAEQTDQSTKTIESLIRTSNQEIESGKNFVDSCVKVYAEILEGLSFIKISSDNIVSTMKVQQEKKATIITAVNEVDSKSEEIRTSVKEQKVAISETANAVSNISVTVQNSAANSEEIAGSATGLLNIAKSLRDTMSFLKA